DNA from Geminicoccaceae bacterium:
GCCATATCGGGTCTCCGACACGGTCAGGCCAGAGGCGCTCTGACCATCGGCGTGCTGAACAGTCCGGGCGGGCCACTCGCCTCGGTGAGCGACATTGCCATCGAGGTTGACAGTGGCGCCGAAGTTCTTGCCGGATCGACCCGGATGAAGGCGGGAACGGCGCAGAAAGCGGTATTGACCACTCTTTCCACGGGTATTTTCCTGCGCATGGGCTATGTTTACCGGGGGCGCATGGTCGAGATGAAACCAACCAATGAAAAGCTGCACAAGCGTGCGGCGATGATGGTCATGGAGCTCTCCGGATCAAGTCTCGAAGCTGCAAAGCAGGCACTTGCGGCGAGTGACAACTCGATCAAGCTTGCCATCATCATGCTGCGCAGGCAACTCGACATCGACGAAGCCCGTACGTTACTCGAAAAATCCACCGGTCGTCTGCACCTGGCCCTCGAATCCGCATGATCAGCCAGGAAATCGCGTTGGTCATTGCCGCAGCCAGCAAATTGATCCGCGATGCCAAGCCCGCTATCGTGAGAGTGACGTGAAAAGTGGGCGGGAGGGACGAAGCCCAGCCAAATCTCGATCCACGCACCAAAACAGTTCTCGGCAAAACTTCTCAAGGACATTCCCGTGCCGTCCATTTCTCTCATCACCGCGGTCTGGAATCGCGAGGCCACGGTCGTTGACGCCATGCTTAGTCACGAGTCATCCCGATTTCGACGACACACCGCTCTTCGATGAAACCGGGTCTGGCACGACGGACGGCGATGGCGGCGCCTGGCACAGCCATTGGGTCGTGCTTGGCCCCGACGAGGCCTGCGGGTCCGGCGCGCTCAAGGTCATCGACATTCCCGAAGGGACCGCGCCGGCGCTGCCCCTGACCTGGCCGGGCCTGCCGATCCTGATCGATTCTCCCGGTTGGTCGCCGATCTTTGCCGGGCTGACACTGAGCGTGACGGTGCCGTTCGCCGATATCGGCGCGGTAGAGGCGGCGCGCTTCGACGGCGTGACGGCGGCCTTGAG
Protein-coding regions in this window:
- a CDS encoding N-acetylmuramic acid 6-phosphate etherase; its protein translation is MIATEGAASRYTALETWNTGEMVDTMLEGQLAAISAVHAVRSTIARAVDAATVRLERGGRLFYLGAGTSGRIATLDAAELIPTFNWPAERVISIMAGGERAFTTPVEGAEDDEDEVIRALTHLGLCSDDVVIGLAASGRTPFAISGLRHGQARGALTIGVLNSPGGPLASVSDIAIEVDSGAEVLAGSTRMKAGTAQKAVLTTLSTGIFLRMGYVYRGRMVEMKPTNEKLHKRAAMMVMELSGSSLEAAKQALAASDNSIKLAIIMLRRQLDIDEARTLLEKSTGRLHLALESA